A window of Microbacterium luteolum contains these coding sequences:
- a CDS encoding FHA domain-containing protein FhaB/FipA produces MSELILLLLRVGFLIVMWFFVFGVVYSLRADLFGVKVRKLPAEATAGAASAPAAPAKPAAASRPASAKASTGPATIATAKRLVITSGPKTGLELPLGADSMTIGRSSESALVIRDDYTSSHHARLMLRGDAWAIQDLDSTNGTFVAGQRVTGGPVNLSLGTPIKVGATTFELRA; encoded by the coding sequence ATGAGTGAACTGATCCTCCTCCTGCTGCGCGTCGGGTTCCTCATTGTCATGTGGTTCTTCGTGTTCGGCGTCGTGTACTCGTTGCGCGCCGACCTGTTCGGCGTGAAGGTGCGCAAGCTCCCCGCCGAGGCGACCGCCGGCGCGGCATCCGCTCCGGCCGCCCCTGCGAAGCCCGCGGCCGCGTCTCGTCCGGCATCCGCGAAGGCCTCGACGGGCCCCGCCACGATCGCGACGGCGAAGCGCCTCGTGATCACCTCCGGACCGAAGACGGGCCTCGAGCTCCCCCTCGGCGCCGACTCGATGACGATCGGCCGTTCGAGCGAGTCGGCGCTCGTGATCCGCGACGACTACACCTCGAGCCATCACGCCCGCCTCATGCTCCGCGGCGACGCCTGGGCGATCCAGGACCTCGACTCCACGAACGGGACCTTCGTCGCCGGACAGCGCGTGACCGGCGGACCCGTCAACCTCTCGCTCGGCACCCCGATCAAGGTGGGCGCCACGACCTTCGAGCTGCGAGCCTGA
- a CDS encoding sensor histidine kinase, producing the protein MSEPVAVSEAKALAVDLPRPAGAMRRYWGSHPWLVDSLLAAGYLAVGALWAVITPLSSGDWSPIAPILVPLVGAVVSAVALLFRRHQPWVVFGIIGIVALVSHLLDAPAEPFGVGLALYALFVYRSNRSGWIAFGVTAIVSLFFLPASVLFIVGMLVAALLGVTVGDRRRYIGAIVERANQLARERDQQARLATLAERARITREMHDVVAHSVSVMVSLADGAGALAEKDPQRSREAIREIGDVGRQSLVEMRQLMGALGDETADGEAQSPLRPNPGLGELPGLLESFRAAGLPVAMRTQGTPPEQAGLQNAIYRIVQESLTNALRYAREPRHVLVALDFTEEPLTLEVTDDGRAGPPAESVGSGSGLVGIRERVRLYGGTVDAGPAGDGGWRVRVEIPNEGRGHGG; encoded by the coding sequence ATGTCAGAGCCCGTCGCCGTCTCCGAGGCGAAAGCCCTCGCGGTGGATCTGCCGCGGCCGGCGGGGGCCATGCGCCGGTATTGGGGGAGTCACCCGTGGCTCGTCGACTCGCTGCTCGCCGCAGGCTATCTCGCGGTGGGGGCGCTCTGGGCCGTCATCACACCGTTGTCGTCGGGCGACTGGTCGCCGATCGCACCGATCCTCGTCCCTCTTGTGGGAGCGGTCGTCAGCGCGGTCGCACTGCTCTTCCGACGCCATCAGCCCTGGGTGGTCTTCGGCATCATCGGGATCGTCGCCCTCGTGTCCCATCTTCTGGACGCCCCGGCGGAGCCCTTCGGCGTCGGCCTGGCCCTCTACGCCCTCTTCGTCTACCGCTCGAACCGCAGCGGGTGGATCGCCTTCGGGGTGACCGCGATCGTCAGCCTCTTCTTCCTCCCGGCGAGCGTGCTGTTCATCGTGGGGATGCTCGTCGCCGCGCTCCTCGGCGTGACCGTCGGCGATCGACGCCGGTACATCGGCGCGATCGTCGAACGCGCCAACCAGCTCGCCCGCGAACGCGACCAGCAGGCGCGGCTGGCGACCCTCGCGGAACGCGCCAGGATCACCCGCGAGATGCATGACGTCGTGGCCCACAGCGTCTCGGTCATGGTCTCCCTCGCGGACGGCGCGGGAGCCCTCGCCGAGAAGGACCCGCAGCGTTCGCGCGAAGCCATCCGCGAGATCGGCGACGTCGGACGGCAGTCGCTCGTGGAGATGCGTCAGCTCATGGGTGCGCTCGGTGACGAGACAGCGGATGGCGAGGCGCAGAGCCCTCTCCGCCCCAACCCCGGACTCGGCGAGCTGCCGGGACTGCTCGAGTCATTCCGCGCGGCCGGGCTCCCGGTGGCCATGCGGACACAGGGCACTCCTCCGGAGCAGGCGGGACTCCAGAACGCGATCTACCGGATCGTCCAGGAGTCCCTCACCAACGCGCTGCGCTACGCACGAGAGCCGCGTCATGTGCTCGTCGCCCTCGACTTCACCGAGGAACCGCTCACGCTCGAGGTCACGGACGACGGGCGCGCCGGGCCACCCGCGGAATCCGTCGGCTCGGGCAGCGGTCTGGTCGGCATCCGCGAACGGGTTCGCCTCTACGGTGGGACAGTGGATGCCGGACCGGCAGGCGACGGAGGATGGCGCGTGAGAGTCGAGATCCCGAACGAGGGGAGGGGTCATGGTGGCTGA
- a CDS encoding patatin-like phospholipase family protein gives MTRLFNGVFKGGGAKGIVYAGALHEVRARGIWFSSVAGASAGAITATLIAAGFGPDEILRLAPEALPTVKLNVFAWLGGRERSLFTTAALRDWIEGRLRERLTSAPVGSITFRQLNDLGPGIELNVVAMDLARNEPIIFNWRLTPDFSIAEAVIASSAIPVAMPGRRVLVRRPGRTNQIHRLVDGGTWANYPAFIYRDPSLRSFFGLPELDEPNTLGFVIESTEYGRERGERLSPSAADAPPGWAWPPAAPTPPPGKDDEVLPSSPIRTRFDQGSARRMGMAGSLLTWAGLRWLILAAIVVGAWILVATWGQGVLAGDPLDLPSAYQRSGTVLLLVTVIIVVSLGLTIVLVTIRFGAESVDAGLPSLLAATSASIGVARWVGNAESDPVIRLSAPLGISVVGFKADAQLQALAVIVAAEQASVQLDARFDNHRDDATATLQAITGVSDPEATYLERYRKLAKKDGTSSTSGPMFLALFWGILLISLFWIFPSVTAVVMSLLIGIPFAWWVLFLLVRGRMHNQAMSADAPVPPHPLRRLIPGVVLLAGGYLVLGNPQSVSDGEIIVTGGLVLGQFWEFAAGVFLIAGVACILSGLSRISARIAARRYRRELGEDSPPHVA, from the coding sequence GTGACAAGGCTCTTCAACGGGGTCTTCAAAGGCGGGGGAGCGAAGGGCATCGTGTACGCCGGTGCTCTTCACGAGGTGCGAGCGCGCGGAATCTGGTTCTCCTCCGTCGCTGGAGCGTCGGCGGGCGCGATCACCGCGACCCTGATCGCTGCCGGGTTCGGGCCGGACGAGATCCTCCGACTCGCCCCCGAGGCGCTGCCGACCGTCAAGCTGAACGTCTTCGCGTGGCTGGGGGGACGGGAGCGGAGCCTCTTCACGACGGCCGCGCTGCGGGATTGGATCGAAGGGAGGCTCCGCGAGCGTCTCACGTCGGCACCGGTCGGATCGATCACCTTCAGGCAGTTGAACGACCTGGGGCCGGGCATCGAGCTCAATGTCGTCGCCATGGACCTGGCGCGGAACGAGCCCATCATCTTCAACTGGCGTCTGACGCCCGACTTCAGCATCGCCGAAGCGGTGATCGCGTCATCCGCCATCCCCGTCGCCATGCCGGGTCGGCGGGTCCTGGTCCGCCGCCCAGGAAGGACGAACCAGATCCACCGGCTGGTCGATGGTGGCACCTGGGCCAACTATCCCGCGTTCATCTACCGAGACCCCTCGCTACGCTCCTTCTTCGGCCTCCCAGAGCTCGATGAACCGAACACCCTCGGTTTCGTCATCGAGAGCACCGAGTACGGGCGCGAGCGCGGGGAGCGGCTGTCGCCCAGCGCAGCCGACGCGCCTCCTGGATGGGCGTGGCCGCCTGCTGCCCCGACTCCGCCCCCGGGAAAGGACGACGAGGTGCTCCCATCCTCGCCGATCCGGACACGATTCGATCAGGGGAGCGCGCGCCGCATGGGCATGGCAGGATCCCTCCTGACCTGGGCCGGCCTGCGTTGGCTGATCCTGGCGGCGATCGTCGTCGGGGCCTGGATCCTCGTGGCCACGTGGGGGCAAGGGGTGTTGGCCGGAGACCCGCTCGATCTGCCTTCGGCCTATCAACGTTCCGGAACAGTCCTCCTCCTTGTCACTGTGATCATCGTCGTTTCCCTCGGACTCACGATCGTGCTCGTGACCATCCGTTTCGGAGCGGAGTCGGTCGACGCCGGATTGCCATCGCTCCTCGCCGCAACCTCCGCGTCCATCGGCGTGGCCCGGTGGGTCGGCAACGCGGAATCCGATCCGGTCATCCGTCTCAGTGCGCCGCTGGGCATCTCCGTGGTGGGCTTCAAGGCCGATGCGCAACTGCAGGCATTGGCGGTGATCGTGGCGGCGGAGCAGGCATCGGTCCAGCTCGACGCGCGATTCGACAATCACCGAGACGATGCCACCGCCACCCTCCAGGCGATCACAGGGGTCAGCGATCCCGAGGCCACCTATCTCGAGCGTTACCGGAAGCTGGCGAAAAAGGACGGCACCTCCTCCACCAGTGGCCCGATGTTCCTGGCGCTCTTCTGGGGCATCCTCCTCATCTCCCTCTTCTGGATCTTCCCGTCGGTGACGGCGGTCGTGATGTCGCTGCTGATCGGCATCCCCTTCGCGTGGTGGGTCCTGTTCCTCCTCGTCCGGGGGCGGATGCACAACCAGGCCATGAGCGCGGACGCACCTGTTCCTCCCCACCCTCTCCGACGCCTGATTCCGGGAGTGGTCCTTCTCGCCGGGGGCTACCTCGTTCTGGGCAATCCCCAATCGGTCAGCGACGGCGAGATCATCGTGACGGGAGGACTCGTTCTGGGCCAGTTCTGGGAGTTCGCCGCCGGCGTGTTTCTGATCGCAGGGGTCGCCTGCATCCTGTCGGGACTCTCCCGCATCTCGGCGAGAATCGCAGCGCGGCGATATCGACGAGAGTTGGGAGAGGACTCTCCGCCCCACGTGGCCTGA
- a CDS encoding HEPN domain-containing protein: protein MYSLRVPVTLGGARPDTDGDTLMLVESDEERVWIQASGPLKDATRATFRGSGYATDTAAEARGTELCSTLRLAALRAGLSVDFMERQSFSALSEHALAAVNDTVPQNVRVINEHAGVRVHLSEEELVTFTMSAEAHVLSPPTNIMNCFADALHEAVPSDRAHLAFDLFSQASRAQGADTLLLTLVSAIEALVVPAKVSKSEQEFVALLAQQVEKSDVVQDSDRRAALANRVRGLQNETIRAGAKRLVRRLEPREYGGMKATNFFDRVYELRSRLSHGDAPSWRDVGDVGSELGRFTRDLIDLEFTSPDSADSI, encoded by the coding sequence ATGTACTCCCTCCGCGTGCCCGTCACCCTCGGAGGGGCCCGACCCGACACCGACGGCGACACGCTGATGCTCGTCGAGTCAGATGAAGAGCGCGTCTGGATCCAAGCGTCCGGCCCACTGAAGGACGCGACCCGAGCTACGTTTCGAGGCTCTGGCTACGCCACGGACACTGCCGCAGAAGCACGGGGCACGGAGTTGTGCTCCACGCTCCGCCTCGCCGCGCTCCGCGCGGGCCTGTCCGTCGACTTCATGGAACGACAATCCTTCAGCGCTCTGAGCGAGCATGCGTTGGCGGCCGTGAACGACACCGTCCCCCAGAACGTCCGCGTCATCAACGAGCATGCCGGTGTCCGGGTCCACCTGTCTGAAGAAGAACTAGTCACCTTCACAATGAGCGCCGAAGCGCACGTGCTCAGCCCGCCGACGAACATCATGAACTGCTTCGCCGATGCACTCCACGAAGCCGTCCCGTCGGATCGTGCGCATCTGGCATTCGATCTGTTCAGTCAGGCAAGCCGTGCACAGGGAGCAGATACGCTCCTGCTCACACTGGTGTCAGCCATTGAAGCGCTGGTGGTACCCGCCAAGGTCTCGAAGAGTGAGCAAGAGTTCGTCGCGCTCCTCGCTCAGCAGGTGGAGAAGTCGGACGTCGTTCAAGATTCTGACCGACGAGCAGCGCTTGCGAACCGGGTCCGGGGACTACAGAACGAAACGATCCGAGCGGGCGCTAAGCGGTTGGTCCGTCGACTGGAACCTCGCGAGTACGGAGGAATGAAGGCGACCAATTTCTTCGACCGCGTGTACGAGTTGCGGAGCCGGCTTTCGCATGGCGATGCTCCATCGTGGCGCGACGTCGGGGACGTGGGCAGCGAGCTCGGGCGATTCACCCGCGACCTCATCGACCTCGAGTTCACGTCGCCCGACTCAGCCGACAGCATCTGA
- a CDS encoding response regulator, translated as MVADAPIRTLIVDDHELIRRGMRMVLDAEDDIHVVGEAVSGTEAVHLAGQLTPDVILMDIRMPEMDGIEATRRIVRETPASRVLVLTTFDLDEYAFGSLRAGASGFLLKNTPPAQLMDAIRAIAAGDALVSPRVTRSMLDLFASRLPRQTASDESRLSVLTERERDVFLAIAKGLNNTEIGEKLFVSESTVKTHVGRVLAKLDLRDRVQAVILAFEAGLV; from the coding sequence ATGGTGGCTGATGCGCCGATTCGCACCCTCATCGTCGATGACCACGAACTGATCCGTCGCGGGATGAGGATGGTGCTCGACGCCGAGGACGACATCCACGTCGTCGGCGAGGCCGTGTCGGGAACCGAGGCGGTTCACCTGGCGGGTCAGCTCACCCCCGACGTGATCCTGATGGACATCCGGATGCCGGAGATGGACGGCATCGAGGCGACGCGCCGCATCGTCAGGGAGACGCCGGCGAGCCGCGTGCTGGTCCTCACGACGTTCGACCTGGACGAGTACGCATTCGGGAGTCTTCGCGCCGGAGCGAGCGGCTTCCTCCTGAAGAACACGCCGCCTGCGCAGCTGATGGACGCGATCCGCGCCATCGCTGCCGGCGACGCGCTGGTCTCTCCTCGGGTCACGCGCTCGATGCTCGACCTCTTCGCCTCGCGGTTGCCGCGCCAGACGGCATCCGACGAATCGCGGCTGAGCGTGCTCACCGAGCGTGAGAGAGACGTCTTCCTCGCCATCGCGAAGGGTCTCAACAACACGGAGATCGGCGAGAAGCTCTTCGTCTCGGAGTCCACGGTGAAGACCCATGTGGGGCGCGTCCTCGCGAAGCTGGACCTGCGTGATCGAGTACAGGCCGTGATCCTCGCGTTCGAGGCCGGACTGGTGTGA
- a CDS encoding FhaA domain-containing protein: MGLLDSFEKGLERAVNSAFAKTFRSGIQPVEIASAVRREADTKAAVVSRDRIIAPNSFVVRLSTDDAERMRGLGNALTEELHALLTKHAKSQGYSFSGPLSISLEADEKVATGTVRVDSGTVEGRVSWQAVVDVDGRRHSISRARTVIGRGSDADITIADAGSSRKHVEILWDGERAMMRDLGSTNGTKVNGQKLREAALPSDTTITIGRTDLVFKIVPVSMPSRPTDDATRAFGGFG; encoded by the coding sequence GTGGGACTACTTGACAGCTTTGAGAAGGGTCTCGAACGCGCAGTCAACAGCGCGTTCGCGAAGACCTTCCGCAGCGGCATCCAGCCCGTGGAGATCGCTTCGGCGGTTCGTCGTGAAGCAGACACGAAAGCCGCGGTCGTCAGCCGCGACCGCATCATCGCGCCCAACAGCTTCGTGGTGCGTCTGAGCACCGACGACGCCGAGCGGATGCGCGGGCTCGGGAACGCCCTGACCGAAGAGCTCCACGCACTCCTGACCAAGCACGCCAAGTCCCAGGGCTACAGCTTCTCGGGCCCGCTCTCGATCAGCCTCGAGGCCGACGAGAAGGTCGCCACCGGAACGGTCCGGGTCGACTCCGGCACGGTCGAGGGCCGCGTCAGCTGGCAGGCGGTCGTCGACGTCGACGGTCGTCGACACTCGATCTCGCGCGCCCGCACCGTGATCGGACGCGGGTCGGATGCCGACATCACGATCGCGGATGCCGGTTCGAGCCGCAAGCACGTCGAGATCCTGTGGGACGGCGAGCGCGCCATGATGCGCGACCTGGGCTCCACGAACGGCACCAAGGTCAACGGCCAGAAGCTCCGCGAAGCCGCGCTCCCCTCCGACACCACGATCACCATCGGCCGCACCGACCTCGTGTTCAAGATCGTCCCCGTGTCGATGCCGTCGCGCCCGACCGACGACGCCACCCGCGCGTTCGGAGGCTTCGGATGA
- a CDS encoding alpha/beta fold hydrolase: MRLHSTTSGSGDRHVGLIHGLGGSGATWKPLIDRMLATGGYTVTTLDLRGHGESDRAPSYTLDDLAGDVVEALPTGLDSVVGHSLGGAVLVRAVARLQPERAIYLDPGFELSLPTTGFKGRAFWAVPPLSLGVMGLLQARRSAPQRAALDPSIRELMKRAQQQFDAKMAVGIFREVAFHPIAIAAPAVPSTIVLSDESPAVLPGSMAAALEREGWDIRRLAGIHHDMQIEDPDRTFAIIEDVL, translated from the coding sequence ATGCGCCTCCACTCCACCACCTCCGGATCCGGTGACCGCCACGTCGGACTGATCCACGGGCTCGGCGGCTCCGGCGCGACCTGGAAGCCGCTCATCGACCGGATGCTGGCCACGGGCGGCTACACGGTGACCACGCTCGACCTCCGCGGGCACGGCGAGAGCGACCGGGCCCCCTCGTACACGCTCGACGACCTCGCGGGTGACGTCGTCGAAGCCCTCCCGACCGGACTCGACAGCGTCGTGGGCCACTCGCTCGGGGGAGCGGTGCTCGTGCGCGCCGTCGCGCGTCTGCAGCCCGAGCGCGCGATCTACCTCGACCCGGGGTTCGAACTCTCGCTCCCCACGACCGGGTTCAAGGGCCGGGCATTCTGGGCCGTGCCGCCGCTCTCGCTCGGCGTCATGGGCCTGTTGCAGGCACGACGCAGTGCGCCGCAGCGAGCCGCCCTGGACCCCAGCATCCGCGAGCTGATGAAGCGCGCCCAGCAGCAGTTCGACGCGAAGATGGCGGTCGGCATCTTCCGCGAGGTGGCGTTCCACCCCATCGCGATCGCCGCACCTGCCGTCCCGTCGACCATCGTGCTCTCGGACGAGTCGCCGGCCGTGCTCCCCGGTTCGATGGCCGCAGCCCTCGAACGTGAGGGATGGGACATCCGCCGTCTCGCCGGCATCCATCACGACATGCAGATCGAAGACCCCGACCGCACGTTCGCGATCATCGAGGACGTGCTGTGA
- a CDS encoding Gfo/Idh/MocA family protein, with protein sequence MTFPTTFPEPELFTPGADAPALRWGLLAPGWIADLFVSAVHAHTDQRFVAVASRSAERSRAFSAQHGIAKAYDSYEQLVADPEVDVVYIAAPQSEHLALGLLAVAAGKHTLIEKPLATTSDEARVLVSAARSAGVLMMEALWSRYLPQTSVVRALVRDGVLGDIRSVVADHGQAIPDYPNHRLHRRELGGGALLDLGIYPVQLDSMVLGAPSSITAIGGLLDTGVDAYSTLVLGHGPSVQSTLTTTLVVRTPSTAVIAGTEARLEMAGSFYMPTTLRLTANDGEALVWNDTTGVSSMAGLSWEATALARFVREGRTESPVHTLDETISILETLDEARRQIDDAATR encoded by the coding sequence TTGACGTTCCCCACCACGTTCCCCGAGCCCGAACTCTTCACTCCCGGCGCCGATGCTCCGGCGTTGCGTTGGGGGCTGCTGGCGCCAGGATGGATCGCAGACCTCTTCGTGTCAGCAGTGCACGCGCACACCGATCAGCGATTCGTCGCCGTCGCGTCACGGTCTGCTGAACGATCTCGAGCGTTCTCGGCGCAGCACGGTATCGCGAAGGCGTACGACTCCTACGAGCAGCTCGTCGCCGACCCCGAGGTCGACGTGGTCTACATTGCTGCGCCGCAGAGCGAGCACCTCGCGCTCGGGCTCTTGGCCGTCGCCGCAGGCAAGCACACCCTCATCGAGAAGCCGCTGGCGACGACCTCCGACGAGGCTCGAGTGCTGGTTTCGGCGGCTCGAAGCGCCGGCGTTCTGATGATGGAGGCGCTGTGGAGTCGCTACCTGCCGCAGACCTCGGTGGTGCGTGCGCTCGTCCGCGACGGAGTTCTCGGAGACATCCGTTCGGTCGTCGCTGATCACGGCCAAGCCATTCCCGACTACCCGAACCACCGCCTCCACCGCCGTGAACTCGGCGGAGGAGCGCTGCTCGACCTCGGCATCTACCCCGTCCAATTGGATTCGATGGTGCTGGGCGCGCCGTCGTCGATCACAGCGATCGGCGGCCTCCTCGACACCGGTGTCGACGCGTATTCGACGCTCGTGCTCGGACACGGGCCGTCCGTCCAGTCCACCCTCACCACCACGCTCGTCGTGCGCACCCCATCGACGGCGGTCATTGCCGGCACGGAGGCGAGGCTCGAGATGGCCGGCTCCTTCTACATGCCGACCACCCTGCGTCTCACGGCGAACGACGGTGAGGCGCTTGTGTGGAACGACACGACCGGAGTGTCATCCATGGCCGGGCTGTCCTGGGAAGCGACGGCACTGGCTCGGTTCGTGCGCGAGGGGCGAACGGAGTCACCCGTGCACACCCTCGATGAGACCATCTCCATCCTCGAGACCCTGGACGAAGCGCGCCGACAGATTGACGACGCCGCGACTCGCTGA
- a CDS encoding DUF998 domain-containing protein has protein sequence MPTTPTSSAPTSSLVRALAGVVGSILVAVALTIIWVARLSVDRVLYVSGLGADGEPTARWFEVALLLLVAGGFSVAWAARGMRSTARLLALWTPALSVAIASSLFLIASQVPCTTGCPLPVGPTFTWQDLIHTSVAVLAFAFAAVAMLQTSFVKGRATLRALSMIAGISTAVIAAAGGILSLLQFRTDIGSILELVATTVGMGWLAILGLATAHAHRAATARSRDGVRAPERVAARPMAPTRTAPTGSLVTVRG, from the coding sequence ATGCCCACAACGCCGACGTCCTCCGCCCCCACTTCCTCCCTCGTTCGCGCCCTCGCCGGCGTCGTCGGCAGCATCCTCGTCGCGGTCGCTCTCACGATCATCTGGGTCGCGCGACTGAGCGTCGACCGGGTGCTGTACGTCAGCGGTCTGGGTGCCGACGGCGAGCCCACGGCGCGCTGGTTCGAGGTGGCGCTGCTCCTCCTCGTCGCCGGAGGCTTCAGCGTCGCCTGGGCGGCACGAGGCATGCGCTCGACCGCTCGACTCCTCGCGCTGTGGACTCCCGCGCTCTCGGTCGCGATCGCATCGTCGCTGTTCCTCATCGCCTCGCAGGTGCCGTGCACGACTGGATGCCCGCTGCCGGTCGGCCCGACCTTCACCTGGCAGGACCTGATCCACACATCCGTCGCCGTCCTGGCCTTCGCCTTCGCTGCCGTCGCGATGCTGCAGACGTCGTTCGTGAAGGGCCGTGCGACACTGCGGGCGCTCTCGATGATCGCCGGCATCTCGACGGCCGTGATCGCCGCGGCAGGCGGCATCCTGTCGCTGCTGCAGTTCCGCACCGACATCGGCAGCATCCTCGAACTGGTCGCCACGACAGTGGGGATGGGATGGCTCGCGATCCTCGGACTCGCCACGGCGCACGCGCACCGGGCTGCGACTGCACGCAGCCGCGATGGCGTCAGGGCTCCGGAGCGCGTGGCTGCTCGACCCATGGCGCCTACACGCACTGCGCCGACAGGGTCGCTCGTCACCGTTCGCGGCTGA
- a CDS encoding PP2C family protein-serine/threonine phosphatase — MVFEGSSVAISHTGKVRSNNQDSGYSGANLFVVADGMGGHAGGDVASSIAIHRLEPLDQPYASTEDAQASLQAAATTAAGDLIRAAKDRPELAGLGTTLSAIIMVDEYAVIGHIGDSRIYLYRDDALTQITADHTFVQRLVDSGRITPEEARYHPRRSVLMRVLSDMDSDPELDMFVMHTQPGDRWLLCSDGLSGVVDEPHILKAMQLGLAPGRTADNLLKQALDGGAPDNVTIVLVDVGGQHPIHTGTATVVGSASNPSGVYVPPVRPTRGNWLHPVRQAANEPSHFEPAPEYLEELIEEDRRRAKRRRLGWIAGVLVVLVMLGVAAFAAYSWTQTRYFIGADDDSVVIFQGVQQNIGPITLSTPLEDTDILLANLPPYQRASVERTITARSLADAMAIVDRLRAGADANAIEQTPLPTPLPTPVPTPEETPAGGGEG, encoded by the coding sequence ATGGTCTTCGAAGGCTCGAGCGTCGCGATCTCCCACACCGGGAAGGTCCGCTCCAACAACCAGGACTCCGGGTATTCCGGAGCGAACCTGTTCGTCGTCGCCGACGGCATGGGCGGCCACGCCGGCGGCGACGTCGCCTCGAGCATCGCGATCCACCGCCTCGAGCCCCTCGACCAGCCCTACGCCTCCACGGAAGACGCGCAGGCTTCCCTCCAGGCGGCGGCGACCACCGCAGCGGGCGACCTCATCCGCGCCGCGAAGGACCGACCGGAGCTCGCCGGCCTCGGCACCACGCTCAGCGCGATCATCATGGTCGACGAGTACGCGGTCATCGGCCACATCGGCGACTCGCGCATCTACCTGTACCGCGACGACGCGCTGACCCAGATCACCGCCGACCACACCTTCGTGCAGCGCCTCGTCGACTCGGGCCGCATCACCCCCGAAGAGGCGCGCTACCACCCGCGCCGCTCGGTGCTCATGCGCGTGCTCAGCGACATGGACTCGGACCCCGAGCTCGACATGTTCGTCATGCACACGCAGCCCGGCGACCGCTGGCTGCTCTGCTCCGACGGCCTCTCCGGCGTGGTCGACGAGCCGCACATCCTCAAGGCGATGCAGCTCGGCCTCGCCCCCGGCCGCACGGCAGACAACCTGCTCAAGCAGGCCCTCGACGGCGGCGCCCCCGACAACGTCACGATCGTGCTCGTCGACGTCGGCGGACAGCATCCGATCCACACCGGAACGGCGACCGTCGTCGGATCGGCGTCGAACCCGTCCGGCGTGTACGTGCCGCCCGTGCGCCCGACCCGCGGCAACTGGCTGCACCCGGTGCGTCAGGCCGCCAACGAGCCCAGCCACTTCGAGCCGGCCCCCGAGTACCTCGAGGAGCTCATCGAGGAGGATCGTCGTCGCGCCAAGCGCCGGCGGCTCGGCTGGATCGCCGGGGTGCTCGTGGTCCTCGTCATGCTCGGCGTCGCCGCGTTCGCGGCCTACAGCTGGACGCAGACGCGCTACTTCATCGGCGCCGACGACGACAGCGTCGTGATCTTCCAGGGCGTGCAGCAGAACATCGGCCCGATCACGCTGTCGACCCCTCTCGAAGACACCGACATCCTCCTGGCGAACCTGCCGCCGTATCAGCGCGCGTCCGTCGAGCGCACGATCACGGCCCGTTCCCTCGCCGATGCGATGGCGATCGTCGACCGTCTGCGCGCCGGCGCCGACGCGAACGCGATCGAGCAGACCCCCCTCCCGACCCCGCTGCCCACGCCCGTCCCGACGCCGGAAGAGACCCCGGCCGGCGGAGGTGAGGGATGA
- a CDS encoding heme-degrading domain-containing protein, with amino-acid sequence MIDDAWLARLEAEHLALDLPRFDRRDAWRLGSSIAERALAAAHPVAIDVRTASGILFHASMPGATADNDEWVRRKAATAFRFETSTALLEARVVAGGRDMFEPGWLDPAEYAVAGGAVPVRVTGVGVVAVATVSGLPSAEDHDLVVQALMELRER; translated from the coding sequence ATGATCGACGACGCATGGCTGGCACGGCTCGAAGCCGAGCATCTCGCCCTCGACCTTCCCCGGTTCGACCGGCGTGATGCCTGGCGACTCGGCAGCTCGATCGCCGAGCGCGCGCTCGCCGCGGCGCATCCGGTGGCGATCGATGTGCGCACGGCATCCGGCATCCTGTTCCACGCCTCGATGCCGGGCGCGACCGCCGACAACGACGAGTGGGTGCGACGCAAGGCGGCGACGGCGTTCCGGTTCGAGACGAGCACGGCCCTGCTCGAGGCACGTGTCGTTGCCGGCGGACGTGACATGTTCGAACCGGGATGGCTGGATCCCGCCGAGTACGCCGTCGCCGGGGGAGCGGTTCCCGTGCGAGTGACCGGCGTCGGAGTCGTCGCCGTCGCCACGGTCTCGGGTCTGCCCTCGGCTGAGGATCACGACCTGGTCGTGCAGGCCCTCATGGAGCTGCGGGAGCGCTGA